In Camelina sativa cultivar DH55 chromosome 16, Cs, whole genome shotgun sequence, a single window of DNA contains:
- the LOC104751319 gene encoding transcription factor PRE3: protein MSGRRSRSRQSSGTSRISEDQINDLILKLQQLLPELRDSRRSDKVSAARVLQDTCNYIRNLHREVDDLSERLSELLANTDTAQAALIRSLLTQ, encoded by the exons ATGTCGGGACGAAGATCACGTTCGAGACAATCATCAGGAACTTCAAGGATCTCCGAAGATCAAATCAACGATCTCATTCTCAAGTTGCAGCAGCTACTTCCTGAGCTCAGGGATAGTCGTCGCTCCGACAAG GTTTCAGCAGCAAGGGTGTTACAAGATACGTGCAACTACATAAGGAATCTGCATAGAGAGGTCGATGATCTAAGTGAGAGGCTATCTGAGTTACTTGCAAACACAGACACTGCTCAAGCTGCGTTAATCAGAAGCTTACTTACCCAATAA
- the LOC109129399 gene encoding uncharacterized protein LOC109129399, whose protein sequence is MARRQVFRFQMLLVLALLYLMISWKPVLITARTEKLTEFETKGHEFNQISQLRRTETDPKRRPRTRRMMMDVEEINDYPGSGANNRHTPHCSEC, encoded by the exons ATGGCGAGAAGACAAGTCTTTCGTTTTCAAATGTTGTTGGTTTTAGCTCTTCTTTACCTCATGATCTCATGGAAGCCTGTTCTGATCACTGCAA GAACTGAGAAGTTAACAGAATTTGAAACCAAAGGACATGAGTTTAATCAGATTAGCCAACTG AGACGCACTGAAACTGATCCTAAGAGAAGACCAAGGAcaaggaggatgatgatggaCGTGGAGGAGATTAACGATTATCCAGGATCCGGTGCTAACAACCGCCACACTCCTCACTGTTCTGAATGCTAA
- the LOC104751315 gene encoding GDSL esterase/lipase At1g74460-like — translation MKFCAIFLLFIVLGINGYDCKIVQFIFGDSLSDVGNNKNLPRSLATANLPYYGIDFGNGLPNGRFTNGRTVSDIIGDKIGLPRPVAFLDPSMNEDVILENGVNYASGGGGILNETGGYFIQRLSLWKQIELFQGTQDVVVAKIGKKEADKFFQDARYVVALGSNDFINNYLMPVYSDSWKYNDVTFVDYLMETLESQLKVLHSLGARKLMVFGLGPMGCIPLQRALSLDGNCQNKASNLAKRFNKAASTMLLNLESKLPNSSYKFGEAYDLVNDVITNPQKYGFDNSDSPCCSFYKIRPALTCIPASTLCKDRSKYVFWDEYHPTDKANELVANILIKRFDFMRADDGTSQAPSPAPDIAPSSDTN, via the exons ATGAAGTTTTGCGCAATATTCTTGTTGTTCATCGTTCTTGGAATCAACGGCTACGATTGCAAGATAGTCCAGTTTATATTCGGAGATTCATTGTCTGATGTAGGCAACAATAAGAATCTACCAAGAAGTTTAGCGACAGCGAATCTGCCCTATTACGGGATTGATTTTGGCAATGGTTTGCCTAATGGAAGGTTCACCAATGGCCGCACTGTTTCAGACATTATAG GTGATAAAATTGGGTTGCCAAGACCAGTAGCCTTCTTGGATCCATCAATGAATGAAGACGTAATACTAGAAAATGGAGTGAACTATGCTTCAGGAGGTGGTGGAATCTTGAATGAGACTGGTGGTTATTTC ATCCAAAGACTTTCTCTGTGGAAGCAAATAGAATTATTCCAAGGGACACAAGATGTAGTTGTGGCAAAGATAGGAAAAAAAGAGGCAGACAAGTTCTTCCAAGATGCTCGATACGTCGTCGCTCTAGGCAGCAATGACTTCATTAACAACTATTTGATGCCTGTCTATAGCGACTCTTGGAAGTACAATGATGTAACCTTCGTAGACTACTTAATGGAAACACTTGAATCTCAACTCAAG GTCTTGCATAGTTTAGGAGCGAGGAAGTTAATGGTGTTTGGGCTAGGACCAATGGGTTGTATCCCACTACAAAGAGCTCTAAGCCTCGATGGCAATTGTCAAAACAAAGCGAGTAATCTTGCTAAGAGATTCAACAAAGCTGCCTCCACAATGCTTCTCAATCTCGAGTCCAAGCTCCCTAATTCAAGCTACAAATTTGGTGAAGCCTATGACCTCGTCAACGACGTCATCACTAACCCCCAAAAATACG GGTTTGATAACTCGGATTCGCCGTGTTGCTCGTTCTACAAAATCAGGCCGGCGCTGACATGTATCCCGGCGTCAACATTGTGTAAAGACAGAAGTAAGTACGTGTTTTGGGACGAGTATCACCCCACCGATAAGGCCAACGAGCTCGTTGCTAATATACTCATCAAAAGGTTTGACTTCATGCGTGCCGATGACGGTACCTCCCAGGCTCCTTCTCCAGCGCCAGATATTGCTCCTTCTTCCGACACTAACTGA
- the LOC104751317 gene encoding geranylgeranyl diphosphate reductase, chloroplastic translates to MATVTLKSFTGLRQSSTEQTNFVSHHVPSSLSLPQRRSSSLRVTAARSTPKLSNRKLRVAVIGGGPAGGAAAETLAQGGIETVLIERKMDNCKPCGGAIPLCMVGEFNLPLDIIDRRVTKMKMISPSNIAVDIGRTLKEHEYIGMVRREVLDQYLRERAEKNGATVINGLFLKMDHPENWDSPYTLHYTEYDGKTGSTGTKKTMEVDAVIGADGANSRVAKSIDAGDYDYAIAFQERIRIPDDKMTYYEDLAEMYVGDDVSPDFYGWVFPKCDHVAVGTGTVTHKGDIKKFQLATRNRAKDKILGGKIIRVEAHPIPEHPRPRRLSKRVALVGDAAGYVTKCSGEGIYFAAKSGRMCAEAIVEGSQNGKKMIDEGDLRKYLEKWDKTYLPTYRVLDVLQKVFYRSNPAREAFVEMCADEYVQKMTFDSYLYKRVAPGSPLEDIKLAVNTIGSLVRANALRREIEKLNV, encoded by the exons ATGGCGACGGTTACACTCAAATCCTTCACCGGACTACGCCAATCATCAACGGAGCAAACCAACTTCGTCTCTCATCATGTACCTTCATCACTTTCTCTCCCTCAACGACGTAGCAGCTCTCTCCGTGTTACCGCAGCCAGATCCACTCCCAAACTCTCCAACCGTAAACTCCGCGTCGCCGTCATCGGTGGTGGTCCAGCTGGCGGAGCTGCTGCGGAGACTCTAGCTCAAGGAGGTATCGAGACGGTTCTCATCGAGCGTAAGATGGACAACTGTAAGCCCTGCGGTGGCGCCATCCCTCTCTGTATGGTCGGAGAGTTCAATTTGCCGTTGGACATCATTGACAGGAGAgtgacgaagatgaagatgatatcGCCTTCGAACATCGCTGTTGACATTGGCCGTACGCTTAAGGAGCATGAGTATATTGGTATGGTGAGAAGAGAAGTGCTTGACCAGTACCTGAGGGAACGTGCTGAGAAGAATGGTGCTACTGTTATTAATGGTCTCTTCCTTAAGATGGATCATCCTGAGAACTGGGACTCTCCCTACACTCTGCATTACACTGAGTACGATGGTAAAACTGGATCTACGGGGACAAAGAAGACAATGGAGGTTGATGCTGTCATTGGAGCTGATGGAGCTAACTCTAGGGTTGCTAAATCTATTGATGCTGGTGATTACGACTACGCTATTGCGTTTCAG GAGAGAATTAGGATTCCTGATGACAAAATGACTTACTATGAGGATTTAGCTGAGATGTATGTTGGAGATGATGTGTCTCCAGATTTCTATGGTTGGGTGTTCCCTAAGTGCGACCATGTAGCTGTTGGAACAGGTACTGTGACTCACAAAGGTGACATCAAGAAGTTTCAGCTCGCTACTCGTAACAGAGCCAAAGACAAGATTTTGGGAGGCAAGATCATCCGTGTTGAGGCTCATCCGATTCCTGAACACCCGAGACCACGTAGGCTCTCGAAAAGAGTGGCTCTTGTTGGTGATGCTGCAGGGTATGTGACTAAATGCTCTGGTGAAGGGATCTACTTTGCTGCTAAGAGTGGAAGAATGTGTGCTGAAGCCATTGTTGAAGGTTCACAGAATG GTaagaagatgattgatgaagGGGACTTGAGAAAATACTTGGAGAAATGGGATAAGACATACTTGCCTACGTACAGGGTGCTTGATGTGTTGCAGAAAGTGTTTTACAGATCGAATCCAGCTAGAGAAGCTTTTGTTGAGATGTGTGCTGATGAGTATGTTCAGAAGATGACATTTGATAGTTATCTGTACAAGAGGGTTGCCCCAGGTAGTCCTCTGGAAGACATCAAGTTGGCTGTGAACACCATTGGGAGTTTGGTCAGGGCTAATGCTCTAaggagagagattgagaagcttaatgtttaa
- the LOC104751316 gene encoding protein RKD2-like: protein MADHKNKEDKPFSFLTHSPSFDHSSLSYPLFDWEEDLLALHESSASQSFPLTTTSLPLPDLEPLSEEVSWVLFCSVDVLNSYSSGSWNGTEHNRGYGASSEKKTKHGAVQETTKKRKLNERRRENSVRIISDITTTYTTCPASKALSMETVSRYFYMPITQAAIELNVGLTLLKRRCRELGIRRWPHRKLMSLKTLISNVKELQKMEGEENAGKLQNALEMLEKEKRTIEELPDLEFEDKTKRLRQACFKANHKRKKKRSHKSDQAHIASCLSSGSVASDESVNDAVMEESDEEVKYLLCGFSNE from the exons ATGGCTgatcacaaaaacaaagaagataagCCATTCTCGTTCCTAACTCATTCACCATCCTTTGATCACAG CTCCTTAAGTTATCCTCTATTTGACTGGGAAGAAGATCTTCTTGCTCTCCACGAAAGCTCTGCCTCTCAATCTTTTCCTTTGACTACAACTTCTCTGCCATTACCTGATCTTGAACCTTTGTCTGaag AGGTGTCATGGGTCTTGTTTTGTTCTGTAGATGTACTCAATTCATACAGCTCTGGATCATGGAACGGAACAGAGCATAACAGAGGATATGGTGCTTCATCGGAAAAGAAGACTAAACATGGAGCAGTGCAAGAGACGACAAAGAAGAGGAAACTTAACGAGAGACGCAGAGAAAATAGCGTCAGAATCATCAGCGACATTACTACTACCTACACGACTTGTCCAGCTTCAAAGGCATTGTCAATGGAAACTGTCTCTCGCTACTTCTATATGCCTATAACTCAGGCTGCTATAGAGCTCAACGTTGGTTTAACTCTTCTGAAAAGAAGATGTCGTGAATTGGGTATTCGAAGATGGCCTCATCGCAAACTCATGAGCCTAAAAACTTTAATAAGTAACGTCAAG GAGCTGCAGAAGATGGAAGGCGAAGAGAATGCAGGGAAACTGCAGAACGCGTTGGAAATGCTGGAGAAGGAGAAAAGGACGATTGAGGAGTTACCAGATTTGGAGTTTGAGGACAAGACGAAAAGGCTGAGACAAGCTTGTTTCAAAGCTAatcacaagaggaagaagaagagaagtcaCAAGTCCGATCAGGCTCATATAGCTTCGTGTTTAAGCAGCGGATCAGTCGCTAGTGATGAGTCGGTTAATGATGCAGTAATGGAGGAGAGTGATGAAGAGGTCAAGTATCTCTTGTGTGGTTTCTCAAATGAGTAA
- the LOC104751318 gene encoding protein kinase 2B, chloroplastic-like — protein MGNCFGSSSKNEDVNVDDSSVNSKPFSRANSDTGRSSNLSYPWSLKPLITRKCEANSTLPAPREEGDSMHSQYLKSFTLDELKNATGNFCPESLIGEGGFGFVHKGCVNGGPAGIEVAVAVKNLKTEGFQGHKEWVREVYYLGRSHHPNLVKLIGYSLEDEQRLLVYEYKPNGSLENHLFERGSNVLSWSLRMKVAIGAARGLCFLHEAKDQVIYRDFKAANILLDSGFNPKLSDFGLAKEGPKDNRSHVTTQVIGTEGYAAPEYLATGHLTTKCDVYSFGVVLLEILSGRRAIDKTKAREEEYLVEWATPYLRDKRKVFRIMDTKLVGQYPQKAAFMMSFLALQCIGEVKVRPSMPEVLSLLEKVPIPRHRKSRSRGFATNSSSKRFLRHPN, from the exons ATGGGGAACTGCTTTGGATCTTCCTCAAAGAATGAGGATGTTAACGTTGACGATTCCTCAGTGAACTCGAAACCCTTTTCAC GAGCTAATAGTGATACTGGAAGAAGCTCGAATCTTTCATATCCATGGAGTTTAAAGCCTCTGATTACAAGAAAATGTGAAGCTAACAGCACTCTACCTGCACCGCGTGAAGAAGGAGACAGCATGCATTCTCAATATCTGAAGTCATTTACCTTAGATGAGCTAAAGAATGCTACAGGAAACTTCTGTCCAGAGAGTCTAATTGGAGAAGGagggtttggttttgttcacaAGGGCTGTGTTAATGGTGGACCTGCTGGAATCGAAGTCGCTGTTGCTGTAAAGAATCTTAAAACTGAAGGGTTTCAGGGACACAAGGAGTGGGTG AGGGAAGTGTATTATCTTGGAAGATCGCATCATCCAAATCTGGTGAAATTGATTGGGTACTCCTTGGAAGATGAACAACGTCTTTTGGTTTACGAATATAAGCCTAATGGTAGTCTTGAAAATCATTTGTTTGAAA GGGGTTCTAATGTGCTTTCTTGGTCACTGCGTATGAAAGTGGCGATTGGTGCTGCTCGTGGGCTTTGTTTTTTGCACGAAGCTAAGGACCAAGTCATTTACAGAGACTTCAAAGCAGCAAATATCCTTCTTGATTCAGGATTTAACCCAAAACTCTCGGACTTTGGATTGGCCAAAGAAGGTCCAAAAGACAACCGTTCACATGTGACAACCCAAGTCATCGGTACAGAAGGTTACGCAGCTCCAGAATATCTAGCAACAG GTCATCTAACAACGAAATGTGACGTCTACAGCTTTGGTGTAGTCTTGCTAGAGATTCTATCTGGACGCAGAGCAATAGACAAAACCAAAGCTCGAGAAGAAGAATACCTAGTGGAATGGGCGACACCTTACTTGCGAGACAAGCGAAAAGTGTTTAGGATAATGGACACGAAGCTTGTGGGTCAATACCCTCAGAAAGCAGCGTTTATGATGTCTTTCTTGGCTTTACAATGTATTGGAGAGGTTAAAGTTAGACCATCGATGCCTGAGGTCTTGTCTCTTCTTGAGAAAGTTCCAATTCCAAGACATCGAAAGAGTAGAAGCAGAGGTTTTGCTACTAACTCTTCTTCCAAACGGTTTCTCAGACACCCTAATTAA